A segment of the Effusibacillus pohliae DSM 22757 genome:
CATCTGTGTCGTTGGCCTCATCGAACGAACCGGAGAGAGTGAGCTGGGCAGATGCGCAAAAAGCGGCCGCCTGGCAAGTGATCACCGAAGTAAAGACGGAAAGCGACCGAAGCCATTGGAAAGACAAACGGATCAAAGTGGCCAAACCGAAGGAAGTCTATGACCCGGCAGGGAATCTGGTCGCCTATCTGGTTGACGTGGTGGCCGATAACCAGCCGGCCGGTTATGTGATGGTGAGCGCCTTTTTGGACGATGATCCTGTCCTTCTGTGGACGGATGATGGAAAATCGCTGAATCCGGAAGACGAGAAGATGAAAGGGAAGTTGGGGGCAAACAAAGACAAGGTGGCAAAAAGCGAGATCGTCTGGCTGGGCGGGGATATGCTCGTGGCCAGATACCACCTGAAAGACGGGACGAAACGAATGGTGGATCTCAACGGGGAGGATAGACTTGACACCGGAAATGATGCGTATCCGGCTCCCGCTTCCCAAAACGTCCATGCACGATATCGATGGGGGATTATGAAGAAAATTGGCTTGGGATCCCCGGGGGAATCGAATCCTGAGAATGGCGTGACCGATGTGGATCCGGCCACATGGGAAACGAACTACCAATCGATCAGCAAAGGCTATATCGATACGCCGGTAAATCAGAAACAGTGGGAGTATGCATGGGTCAACGGAGTTGCGCAATGGACTGGATGTTCCCCGACAGCCGGATCCAATATCATGAAATATTGGGCGGACAAAGGAGTGGCGAAAAGACTGAACCCGACCGACAATCAACAGGATATTGTCATGGCCCTCCGGAATACCATGGGGACATACCAGAAGGCTGACGGAACTGGCGAAACCAACCCTTACAACATTTCCTCCGGATTGGAACAGTATGCGCGGAATCAGGGATATTCCAATGCGTATTCAACCTCCATTTATCTCGCCAATTTTGCCGATTATGTTGGAGAAGTGAACGAAGGAAGACCTTCGTTACAAAGTTACTGGAATCAAACTTATTTCAAAAACCATACGGTGACCGTCGTGGGGTACAAACGATTTGTCCGCGACTGGTACCAAGCCGATTCCTATTACCTTGTGGTACGGAACAACTGGAAATACGAATACACAAACAACCTGTATGTGAAATGGGGAACGT
Coding sequences within it:
- a CDS encoding C39 family peptidase, which codes for MKVVKKVIQSLLIIAALVFTLSDFPSVSLASSNEPERVSWADAQKAAAWQVITEVKTESDRSHWKDKRIKVAKPKEVYDPAGNLVAYLVDVVADNQPAGYVMVSAFLDDDPVLLWTDDGKSLNPEDEKMKGKLGANKDKVAKSEIVWLGGDMLVARYHLKDGTKRMVDLNGEDRLDTGNDAYPAPASQNVHARYRWGIMKKIGLGSPGESNPENGVTDVDPATWETNYQSISKGYIDTPVNQKQWEYAWVNGVAQWTGCSPTAGSNIMKYWADKGVAKRLNPTDNQQDIVMALRNTMGTYQKADGTGETNPYNISSGLEQYARNQGYSNAYSTSIYLANFADYVGEVNEGRPSLQSYWNQTYFKNHTVTVVGYKRFVRDWYQADSYYLVVRNNWKYEYTNNLYVKWGTWNTNMITKFWFVF